Proteins from a genomic interval of Pectinophora gossypiella chromosome 4, ilPecGoss1.1, whole genome shotgun sequence:
- the LOC126382342 gene encoding beta-alanine-activating enzyme, giving the protein MKYKRGYYDVFVRTCAVHPSRVAVRLYQDNKYKCYTYSELYGVCEYISQQLQQLHCNKGVIGLVSKTNIIVPCVIAAAHKCCTTFMFVDPSQDVDSIIEDMSFTVIISIMEEDDSDNLSTLFRKPDRTFSVFGMSICFYDYGPPPQQSYKFSPEHSFIAMTSGSTGDPKKIQVPVQCIQPNIEDLTNLFHITPDDIIYFSTPLTFDPSMVEILLACMNGASLLIAPTKVDILFPSNSQHAVTVWQTTPSLFFQLSTIQIRNKVLSAKSPLKILALGGEPLNGVRRLKELKDANNGTKLFALYGVTEMSCWACVAELDLDKISQDREVPLGRCLSETKVVVEKEPSSEKSLGKIVLLTKTRKCFILNRSDAAGSEINSLKFVDTGDLAEVENGTMYYRGRQDDVIKRFGHKINLQSIENTVMQCPRIKTCSCVWLPKPKVLHVYYSSETFSSQDLSDYLKCKLDDKHWPDRIIRVDNMPVNSHGKISKVLLAKMYDQFQSTPLTTTSLKVKLLNELKRVLNFKGTYDDAKGKDFFSLGGTSFLAVTMCNSISLTNPDFGKFLLPHLMNHRKSIDEIMDLATREVFIEAENPKKRKKSKNSVSESESVTVTDIIPSKKKLNSPISAPLEFIEMWTYNTGKCVDASPALLQTGLNLYVAVGSHSGRVVVIDAMTGIVVGTIELKSRIEAAVCCYSDDPGFPPCGVVGSYNGTVVCFIIETCQVLWQKNIGSMIKSKAACCNGFIYIASYDGYIRSLDLVTGKTKEIILVADQAISADLVLAKNEYILTGTLSGVCASIHTATNSVAWRGTLESPVFASPVLYDEDKYVIFSEVSGEIHCRTVEKGIKIWKYSGAKGNLFSSICIREIDKLKYQMVFGCHDNHVYSIIVKNFQPSLQWKVPLSSPVYSTPCKMTDKLFLAVSNNGKLCVITADYGMVIAEHNLPSETFSSPAIYGDYIFIGCRNDLVYSLRYVLNL; this is encoded by the exons atgaagtaTAAGCGTGGTTACTACGATGTTTTCGTGCGTACTTGCGCGGTGCACCCGTCCAGAGTAGCAGTGCGACTGTATCAGGACAATAAGTACAAGTGCTACACGTACTCTGAGTTGTATGGAGTGTGTGAGTACATATCGCAACAATTGCAGCAACTACACTGCAACAAGGGTGTCATAGGACTGGTCTCCAAGACAAACATTATAGTACCATGTGTAATAGCTgc TGCCCACAAATGCTGCACGACGTTCATGTTCGTGGATCCGTCGCAAGACGTCGACTCCATCATAGAAGACATGAGTTTTACTGTCATCATCTCAATTATGGAAGAGGATGACTCCGACAACCTCAGTACCTTGTTCCGGAAACCAGATAGGACATTCTCAGTATTTGGAATGAGTATTTGCTTCTATGACTATGGGCCTCCACCTCAACAAAGCTATAAGTTTAGCCCAGAACACTCCTTTATAGCAATGACATCTGGCAGCACAGGAGATCCAAAGAAAATTCAAGTGCCTGTACAGTGCATACAACCTAACATAGAGGATTTAACTAACCTATTTCACATCACACCAgatgatataatatatttttccacTCCTTTAACTTTTGACCCTTCTATGGTAGAAATATTACTGGCATGTATGAATGGAGCATCTCTCCTTATAGCACCAACAAAGGTGGACATCTTGTTTCCCAGCAACTCGCAACATGCTGTGACTGTCTGGCAAACAACACCATCATTGTTCTTTCAACTttcaactattcaaatcagAAATAAGGTTTTAAGTGCCAAATCTCCACTGAAAATATTGGCTTTAGGAGGAGAACCACTGAATGGAGTGAGAAGATTAAAAGAGTTGAAAGATGCTAATAATGGGACAAAATTATTTGCTCTATATGGTGTCACAGAAATGTCATGTTGGGCATGTGTAGCCGAGCTAGACCTGGACAAGAtatcacaagaccgagaggtcCCACTTGGGAGGTGTCTTTCAGAAACTAAAGTTGTAGTAGAAAAAGAGCCTAGCAGTGAAAAATCTTTAGGCAAAATTGTTTTAT TGACCAAAACCAGGAAATGTTTCATACTGAATAGATCAGATGCTGCCGGATCCGAGATTAACTCATTAAAATTTGTTGACACTGGAGATCTAGCTGAAGTGGAAAATGGTACCATGTACTACAGAGGTCGTCAAGACGACGTCATCAAGAGATTTGGCCACAAAATAAATCTACAATCCATTGAAAATACTGTCATGCAGTGCCCCAGGATCAAAACATGTTCATGTGTCTGGTTGCCCAAACCCAAAGTCCTGCATGTGTACTACTCTTCAGAGACCTTTAGCAGCCAAGACTTGTCAGACTACCTCAAGTGTAAGCTTGATGACAAGCACTGGCCAGACAGAATAATACGAGTAGACAATATGCCTGTCAACTCACATGGCAAAATTTCCAAGGTATTATTAGCCAAAATGTATGACCAATTTCAAAGCACTCCATTAACCACAACGTCATTGAAAGTTAAATTGTTAAATGAACTTAAAAGAGTTCTTAATTTTAAAGGCACATATGATGATGCTAAAGGTAAGGACTTCTTCAGCCTCGGTGGCACATCCTTCCTCGCAGTGACCATGTGCAACAGCATATCTCTGACAAACCCTGATTTTGGTAAATTTCTCCTACCACATTTAATGAATCATAGGAAGTCTATTGATGAAATCATGGACTTGGCTACAAGAGAAGTGTTCATTGAAGCTGAAAacccaaaaaaaagaaagaaatctaAAAATTCCGTGTCTGAATCTGAGAGTGTCACAGTCACAGATATTATaccatctaaaaaaaaattaaacagccCCATTAGTGCTCCTTTGGAATTTATTGAAATGTGGACATACAATACTGGAAAATGTGTTGATGCTTCACCTGCTTTGTTACAAACTGGCCT AAACCTATACGTGGCGGTGGGCAGTCATTCAGGCCGAGTGGTGGTGATCGACGCGATGACCGGCATAGTGGTGGGCACGATTGAACTCAAGTCGCGCATCGAAGCCGCCGTGTGCTGTTACAGCGATGACCCAGGGTTCCCCCCCTGCGGCGTTGTCGGCTCCTACAACGGAACTGTCGTCTGCTTCATCATAGAAACCTGCCAAGTGCTCTGGCAGAAAAACATAGGCTCCATGATCAAAAGCAAAGCGGCCTGCTGCAATGGGTTCATCTACATCGCCTCCTACGACGGCTACATACGAAGCCTCGACCTTGTG ACAGGGAAGACGAAAGAAATAATCTTAGTGGCAGACCAGGCTATATCAGCGGACCTTGTCCTAGCAAAGAACGAGTATATTCTAACTGGCACGTTATCAGGAGTCTGCGCCAGTATCCACACGGCCACCAACTCAGTGGCCTGGCGTGGCACGCTCGAGAGCCCAGTGTTCGCCAGCCCAGTGCTCTATGATGAAGACAAGTACGTCATCTTCTCGGAAGTCAGCGGCGAAATTCATTGCAGGACAGTAGAGAAAGGCATCAAG ATATGGAAGTATTCAGGGGCAAAAGGAAACCTTTTCTCGTCCATCTGCATTCGAGAAATAGATAAACTTAAATATCAGATGGTATTTGGTTGCCACGACAATCACGTGTACAGTATAATCGTGAAGAATTTCCAGCCCAGCCTACAATGGAAGGTGCCGCTGTCATCGCCAGTGTACTCGACTCCTTGCAAGATGACTGATAAATTATTTCTCGCAGTTTCAAATAACGGCAAATTATGTGTAATAACCGCCGACTACGGCATGGTAATAGCAGAGCACAACCTTCCAAGTGAAACATTCTCCTCTCCGGCAATATACGGAGACTACATATTTATTGGCTGCAGAAATGATCTTGTATATTCACTAAGATATGTATTGAACCTGTGA
- the LOC126382380 gene encoding rab GDP dissociation inhibitor alpha, with protein sequence MDEEYDAIVLGTGLKECILSGMLSVSGKKVLHIDRNKYYGGESASITPLEELFAKFNAPAPDETYGRGRDWNVDLIPKFLMANGLLVKLLIHTGVTRYLEFKSVEGSYVYKGGKISKVPVDQKEALASDLMGMFEKRRFRNFLIYVQDFQEEDAKTWKDFDPSQANMQSLYDKFGLDRNTQDFTGHALALYLDDSYLQQPAIQTIRRIKLYSDSLARYGKSPYLYPMYGLGELPQGFARLSAIYGGTYMLDKPIDEIVLGEGGKVVGVRSGNEIAKCKQVYCDPSYVPDRVRKKGQVIRCICLLDHPIANTKDALSTQIIIPQKQVGRQSDIYVSLVSYTHQVAAKGWFIAMVSTTVETNDPETEIKPGLDLLGHIRQKFVSVTDYYEPTDDGSQSQIFISESYDATSHFETTCLDVIKIYKRGTGEDFDFSKVKVELGEEDQ encoded by the coding sequence ATGGATGAAGAATACGACGCAATCGTTCTTGGGACGGGCCTCAAGGAGTGCATTCTCAGTGGAATGCTCTCTGTCTCCGGCAAGAAGGTATTGCACATTGATCGTAACAAGTACTACGGTGGTGAATCTGCGTCAATTACCCCGTTAGAAGAGCTGTTCGCAAAGTTCAACGCACCGGCGCCGGACGAGACCTACGGTCGAGGTCGCGACTGGAACGTGGATCTGATCCCCAAATTTTTGATGGCAAATGGGCTCCTCGTGAAATTGCTCATCCATACGGGCGTCACCCGCTATCTGGAGTTCAAGTCTGTGGAAGGCAGCTATGTCTACAAGGGCGGTAAGATTTCTAAAGTCCCCGTGGACCAAAAAGAAGCTCTTGCATCGGATCTTATGGGCATGTTTGAGAAAAGGCGTTTCCGTAATTTCCTGATCTACGTCCAGGACTTCCAAGAAGAGGATGCTAAGACGTGGAAGGATTTCGATCCTAGCCAAGCAAATATGCAGTCACTGTATGACAAGTTTGGCCTGGACAGAAACACTCAGGACTTCACTGGGCATGCCCTGGCTCTGTACCTGGATGACAGCTACCTTCAGCAGCCGGCTATACAAACTATTCGCCGCATTAAATTGTACTCCGATTCTCTCGCACGGTATGGTAAATCGCCATACTTGTATCCCATGTATGGACTTGGTGAGTTGCCTCAGGGCTTTGCCCGTCTTTCTGCTATTTATGGAGGCACTTATATGTTGGATAAGCCTATTGATGAGATTGTGCTGGGAGAAGGTGGCAAAGTTGTTGGTGTCCGCTCCGGCAACGAGATTGCAAAATGTAAGCAAGTGTACTGTGACCCCAGCTACGTTCCTGACAGAGTCCGCAAGAAGGGCCAGGTCATACGCTGCATTTGTTTGTTAGATCATCCCATTGCTAATACAAAGGATGCACTGTCTACCCAAATTATTATTCCTCAGAAGCAAGTGGGCAGACAATCTGACATCTATGTGTCGCTGGTGTCGTACACCCACCAGGTTGCTGCTAAGGGATGGTTCATTGCCATGGTCTCCACTACTGTTGAGACTAATGACCCTGAGACTGAAATCAAACCTGGTCTGGACCTCCTAGGACACATCAGACAGAAGTTTGTGTCTGTCACAGACTACTATGAGCCCACAGATGATGGCAGCCAGAGCCAAATCTTCATATCTGAGTCCTATGATgctacctctcactttgaaacTACTTGCTTAGATGTGATTAAGATTTACAAGCGTGGTACTGGTGAAGATTTTGACTTCTCCAAAGTGAAGGTAGAGTTGGGAGAGGAAGACCAGTGA